A part of Gramella sp. MAR_2010_147 genomic DNA contains:
- a CDS encoding RagB/SusD family nutrient uptake outer membrane protein has translation MKNKSIKLLIFCSFLGLSACTDLEIEETDSIIANQTGEFTGVGDVQGALDGVYNSIRGQIENQGNLYALQEVSTDELLVPTRGTDWGDNGLWRLVHEHTWTAIHPFVRDTWNEQNQNVFNASEIIDSRSNPSPAQEAEARFLRAFSMFWVMDLYGQVPFREIDEGIDIDPQVLSRQEAFDFIVNDLTTALPDLADPSSMDSDLNFASKAAANFLLAKLYLNKNIYYGSESVDAADMQRVIDNVNALEAKGFALEEGYFDIFAPELDNETIFFTTSSVGNRIWNTLHYNQNAPDNTGGGWNGFTTLAEFYDLFEGDANTNFVGDGQEERRGFVPDASTATEENFGIGYGFLVGQQYDADGTALQTRQGTPLDFTKQLPGLVGNNERTGIRVIKYHPSNGSFANHEIIFRFSDAYLMKAEAMMRMGEDVTEMVNTLRDLRKASSLSSVSDAEMLAERGRELYGEFWRRNDLVRFGAFSDTWEFKSNTDAYRIVYPIPESALISNPNLVQNEGY, from the coding sequence ATGAAAAATAAGAGTATCAAATTATTGATTTTTTGCAGCTTTCTTGGCCTGTCTGCTTGTACAGATCTGGAAATAGAAGAAACAGATTCAATTATTGCTAACCAAACCGGAGAGTTTACCGGAGTTGGTGATGTGCAAGGTGCTTTGGATGGTGTATATAACAGCATTCGGGGCCAAATTGAGAACCAGGGTAACTTATACGCCCTTCAAGAAGTTAGTACAGATGAATTATTAGTGCCTACCCGCGGTACAGACTGGGGTGATAATGGATTATGGCGATTGGTTCATGAGCATACCTGGACCGCTATCCATCCATTCGTACGTGATACCTGGAACGAGCAAAATCAAAATGTATTTAACGCTTCAGAAATTATAGATTCCCGAAGTAATCCGTCTCCAGCACAGGAAGCTGAAGCGAGATTTCTTAGGGCATTTAGTATGTTTTGGGTAATGGATCTTTATGGCCAGGTTCCATTCAGGGAAATTGATGAAGGTATTGATATTGATCCTCAGGTTCTAAGTAGGCAGGAGGCATTCGATTTTATTGTAAATGATCTAACCACGGCTTTACCAGATCTTGCAGATCCTTCTTCAATGGACTCTGATCTAAATTTTGCCTCTAAAGCTGCGGCTAATTTTCTATTAGCAAAACTGTACCTGAATAAAAATATTTATTATGGATCTGAATCTGTTGATGCTGCAGATATGCAGCGTGTAATAGATAATGTAAATGCTCTTGAAGCTAAAGGATTTGCATTGGAAGAAGGATATTTCGATATTTTCGCTCCAGAGTTAGATAATGAAACTATCTTCTTTACTACTTCAAGTGTGGGTAATAGAATTTGGAACACTTTACATTATAACCAAAATGCACCAGATAATACCGGTGGAGGATGGAATGGGTTCACTACGCTAGCAGAATTCTACGATCTGTTTGAAGGAGATGCTAACACGAATTTTGTTGGAGATGGGCAGGAAGAACGTCGAGGATTTGTTCCCGATGCTTCCACGGCCACTGAGGAGAATTTTGGTATTGGATATGGATTTTTAGTTGGTCAGCAATATGATGCTGATGGAACTGCACTTCAAACCAGACAAGGTACACCCTTAGATTTTACTAAACAATTACCTGGTCTTGTGGGTAATAATGAAAGAACCGGTATACGTGTTATTAAGTATCACCCATCAAATGGTTCATTTGCTAATCATGAAATTATTTTCCGTTTTTCAGATGCTTATTTAATGAAGGCTGAAGCGATGATGCGTATGGGTGAAGATGTGACCGAAATGGTTAATACACTTAGAGACTTGCGTAAAGCTTCCAGTCTTTCCAGTGTTTCTGATGCAGAAATGTTAGCAGAAAGAGGACGCGAATTATATGGTGAATTCTGGAGAAGGAATGACCTGGTTCGTTTTGGAGCTTTTTCAGATACATGGGAGTTTAAAAGTAATACTGATGCTTACAGAATAGTATATCCTATTCCAGAATCAGCGTTAATCTCAAATCCAAATCTTGTTCAGAATGAGGGATATTAA
- a CDS encoding gluconate 2-dehydrogenase subunit 3 family protein, translating into MKRRQALKNIGLGAGIFIVGPSTLGLLQSCKNEPEYDWQPTFLSASHGFALKKILDIILPSTDTPGASDLNIAQFIDSYMDQVADENRRMRFERSAGAFSRAFKAEYDKDQEEGKPEDFENLIKKYLKATPAEKEEYAKRNTETQDAQKQEPEIQLDPDAGSYAYLTTVRDMGIWAWKNSEEVGENVLWYDPIPGEYIPCGPVSELGGGKAMSL; encoded by the coding sequence ATGAAAAGGAGACAAGCCTTAAAAAATATAGGATTAGGAGCAGGAATTTTTATAGTAGGACCTTCAACGCTCGGATTATTACAAAGTTGTAAGAATGAGCCCGAATATGATTGGCAACCAACATTTTTATCTGCTTCTCATGGATTCGCACTCAAGAAAATACTCGATATTATTTTACCCTCTACCGATACACCTGGAGCATCAGATCTTAATATCGCCCAGTTTATAGACTCTTATATGGATCAGGTAGCTGATGAAAATAGGCGTATGCGATTTGAACGATCTGCCGGTGCATTCTCCAGAGCTTTTAAAGCTGAATATGATAAAGATCAGGAAGAAGGAAAACCAGAGGATTTTGAGAACCTGATCAAAAAATACCTGAAGGCTACTCCTGCAGAAAAAGAAGAATATGCTAAAAGAAATACGGAGACCCAGGATGCCCAGAAACAGGAACCTGAAATTCAGTTAGATCCCGATGCCGGTTCCTATGCTTACTTAACAACTGTTAGAGATATGGGGATATGGGCCTGGAAGAATAGCGAAGAAGTGGGAGAGAATGTACTATGGTATGATCCAATCCCGGGAGAATATATTCCATGTGGTCCTGTCTCAGAACTCGGAGGTGGAAAAGCGATGTCGTTATAA
- a CDS encoding sugar phosphate isomerase/epimerase family protein has protein sequence MNLKSLKILSIIFLALFYTSVTSCKQDKKNNSEDILNENSTTSSDSLFFKLSLAQWSLHKPIYDGELDPMDFAEKASEMGFGGIEYVTGFYAEEIKNAQDPDAKMKQILDTLKTRSERHNVENLLLMVDGEGDLAVNDSVIRNQAVENHKKWVNAAQFLGCHSIRVNLFGSDDPEEWKNNSIDALTKLSTYAEEKGVNVLVENHGYLSSDIDLLVEVMQGVNMENCGTLPDFGNFCLKREGGERWSAKCVEEFPKYEGIKKMMPYAKAVSAKSYTFDENGNENVIDYKKMLQIVKNAGYNGYIGVEFEGEDISYSKGITATKDLLIKAGSEL, from the coding sequence ATGAACTTAAAATCCCTTAAGATATTATCAATCATATTTTTAGCTTTATTTTATACTTCAGTAACTTCATGTAAACAAGACAAGAAAAATAATTCTGAAGATATTCTGAACGAAAACTCCACAACTTCATCAGATTCTTTATTTTTCAAACTATCCCTGGCTCAATGGTCTTTACATAAACCTATTTATGATGGAGAATTAGATCCCATGGATTTCGCTGAAAAAGCCAGTGAAATGGGTTTTGGAGGTATTGAATATGTTACCGGTTTTTATGCGGAGGAAATCAAAAACGCACAAGATCCCGATGCTAAAATGAAGCAGATCCTGGACACTTTAAAAACCAGAAGCGAGAGGCACAATGTTGAAAATCTACTACTAATGGTAGATGGTGAAGGTGATCTTGCCGTGAATGATTCGGTTATTAGAAACCAGGCGGTCGAAAATCATAAAAAATGGGTGAATGCTGCCCAGTTTCTTGGTTGCCACTCGATACGTGTAAATCTCTTCGGGAGTGATGATCCTGAGGAATGGAAAAACAATTCAATAGACGCACTTACAAAACTTTCAACATATGCTGAAGAAAAAGGAGTGAATGTCCTGGTAGAAAATCATGGTTATTTATCTTCTGATATAGATCTTCTGGTAGAAGTAATGCAGGGAGTAAATATGGAAAACTGCGGAACCCTTCCAGATTTTGGTAATTTTTGTCTTAAACGTGAAGGCGGAGAAAGATGGAGTGCAAAATGTGTGGAGGAGTTTCCAAAATATGAAGGCATAAAAAAGATGATGCCTTATGCTAAGGCGGTTAGCGCGAAATCTTACACCTTTGATGAAAATGGCAATGAGAATGTTATCGATTATAAAAAAATGCTTCAAATTGTTAAAAATGCCGGCTATAACGGATATATAGGAGTAGAATTTGAAGGCGAAGATATCTCCTATAGTAAGGGCATAACAGCTACAAAAGATTTACTAATAAAAGCAGGCAGCGAACTCTAA
- a CDS encoding GMC family oxidoreductase, whose amino-acid sequence MSNYYENDNYDAIVVGTGISGGWAAKELCEKGFKTLVLERGRMVEHVKDYPTMNDDPWDYKFKGQVPREELKRQEKQARTGYTVSEPSKHWFVDDIKHPYNETKRFDWMRGYHVGGRSIMWGRHSYRLSDLDFEANKKDGVGVDWPIRYRDIAKWYDHVESYIGVCGEKLGLSQLPDGQFLPPMDLNCVEDYFRESIAENFDGRVMTSGRVAHITGDKKFEGRSKCQYRNRCIRGCPYGGYFSSNSSTLPAAERTGNMTLRPNSVVSQVIYDPETKKASGVKVIDTNTKEIIEFKANVIFLCASAVASTSILMQSKSDRFPNGMGNDSGELGHNVMDHHFKAGASGKYDGFEDSYYKGRKPNGIYLPRFRNLNGNDKDLGFIRGYGYQGGASRGNWSDSIAEAAYGEDLKKAITEPGGWNMGLMGFGETLPYHENKMTLDYDKLDEWDLPTVTFDAEFKENELKMREDMVSQAVEMLEKAGFKDVSGYDDIGAPGLGIHEMGMARMGRDPKTSVLNANNQVHGVPNVYVTDGAFMTSAGCQNPSLTYMAMTARAADHASRNFKKSNA is encoded by the coding sequence GTGAGTAACTATTATGAAAATGACAATTATGATGCTATAGTTGTAGGAACAGGTATAAGTGGTGGTTGGGCTGCCAAAGAACTTTGTGAAAAAGGTTTTAAAACGCTGGTTTTAGAAAGAGGAAGAATGGTAGAACATGTTAAGGATTATCCTACCATGAATGATGATCCCTGGGATTATAAGTTTAAAGGACAGGTTCCCAGAGAGGAGCTAAAGCGACAGGAAAAGCAGGCTAGAACTGGATATACTGTTTCTGAACCCAGTAAGCATTGGTTTGTTGATGATATTAAACATCCTTATAATGAAACCAAAAGATTTGACTGGATGCGTGGTTATCATGTTGGTGGTAGATCTATTATGTGGGGAAGACATAGTTACAGATTAAGCGATCTGGATTTTGAGGCAAACAAAAAAGATGGGGTAGGAGTAGACTGGCCTATTAGGTATAGAGATATCGCCAAGTGGTACGATCATGTGGAATCTTATATTGGTGTTTGTGGTGAAAAGCTCGGATTGAGTCAGTTACCCGATGGTCAATTTTTACCGCCAATGGACCTCAATTGTGTAGAGGATTATTTTAGAGAGAGTATCGCTGAAAATTTTGATGGTCGTGTGATGACCTCAGGAAGGGTTGCGCATATCACGGGAGATAAAAAGTTTGAAGGCCGATCAAAATGTCAATATAGAAACCGTTGTATAAGAGGTTGTCCTTATGGAGGATATTTCAGCAGTAATTCTTCTACATTACCAGCGGCTGAAAGAACCGGAAATATGACCTTAAGACCAAACTCTGTAGTTAGTCAGGTGATTTACGATCCAGAAACTAAAAAAGCTTCAGGAGTTAAGGTGATCGATACGAATACTAAGGAAATTATTGAATTTAAGGCAAATGTGATTTTCCTATGTGCTTCTGCCGTGGCTTCCACCAGTATCCTGATGCAATCAAAATCTGACAGATTTCCTAATGGAATGGGCAATGATTCTGGAGAGCTAGGCCATAATGTGATGGATCATCATTTTAAAGCAGGCGCCTCCGGAAAATATGACGGCTTTGAAGATTCATATTATAAAGGAAGAAAACCTAATGGTATTTACCTGCCAAGATTCAGAAATTTGAACGGAAATGATAAGGATCTCGGATTTATTAGAGGCTATGGATACCAGGGAGGAGCTAGTAGAGGTAACTGGTCTGATAGTATTGCCGAAGCAGCATATGGAGAGGATCTTAAAAAAGCAATTACAGAACCAGGTGGATGGAATATGGGTCTTATGGGCTTTGGGGAAACTTTACCTTATCATGAGAACAAAATGACTTTAGATTATGATAAACTGGATGAATGGGATCTTCCTACCGTTACTTTTGATGCTGAATTTAAAGAAAATGAATTGAAAATGCGTGAGGATATGGTTTCTCAGGCAGTAGAAATGCTCGAAAAAGCAGGTTTTAAAGACGTGAGTGGTTATGATGATATTGGGGCGCCCGGATTGGGAATCCATGAAATGGGTATGGCAAGAATGGGACGTGATCCAAAAACTTCTGTACTTAATGCAAATAATCAAGTTCATGGTGTTCCAAATGTATATGTTACCGATGGAGCGTTTATGACCTCTGCAGGATGCCAGAATCCGTCGTTAACCTACATGGCCATGACCGCAAGAGCCGCTGATCACGCTTCAAGGAATTTTAAAAAATCTAACGCTTAA
- a CDS encoding SusC/RagA family TonB-linked outer membrane protein: protein MKKIIFRGFLLVAVFLFCGMTNAQQTVSGTVTDADGPLPGATVAIKGTSTGTTTDFDGNYTLNDVPIDATLVFSFVGYVSQEMKVSGRSTIDVNLETDASELDEVVLIGYGTTTIRDATGAVSSVTAEEFNKGNIASPEELIQGKTAGVQITQASGEPGAGVALRIRGTTSVRSNNNPLFVVDGVPLSGDDTSVGSGDLGVGSSSARNPLNFLNPSDIESISVLKDASATAIYGSRGANGVVIIQTKSGRGAQGGAFTYDGSLSVASPANTYDLLNRDQFLQGIADLGGNPDDVDFGADTDFQDEVFRTAFSQNHTLSYMNSYQSGNVRVSLGYNDINGIVERSELERLTGRLNINQRFLDDRLNLALQATYSKVDDKAVPIANAPGAAGDLLAATYYTNPTFPADVTFDPGGGNLNPLQLLQYTDDITETDRVLLNFSADYDILQNLNAKVTLGYDRSDSEKTVAYSSDILGLTNGVPGNGRSLLDDRTLTNTLLEFVVNYDKEFGDSNLSALAGYSYQKFDREGVYGSGFGFQTSNTQEMIGLFRGDFNNIRNSIDGTYQTFGVGPNGGQLTRLFPEEQSNVAFNAPSLNLNSVTGGIFENYDELQSFFTRINYTIADKYLFTVTMRADGSSKFGPSEKYGYFPSGAFAWKIDQEDFISDPISTLKLRLGYGVTGNQDGLGYGNFTIRRNANGYGIDNGGNVNGGGFSNAGFSNPDLKWESTTQTNLGVDFGFAQDRLSGSLDLYYKDTKDLLLLVQNAQPSPAPFSFQNIDGNLINKGIEFALDYDVFDTDDFFWNFGFNISYNENELQNFDGQIQSAQISGQGLTGAFSQLLVENRPLFSYYLREFGGFDENGISIYPNGDQQEFVDKSALPTTNLGINTRATYKNWDASLFFAGQFGFYVYNNTANALFTAGNLNTGRNVTQDVLTNGESRLNAPDVSTRFLEKGDFVRLQNASLGYTFELGDDALLDDLRLYVNGQNLFLITDYSGLDPEVSTQTPLNGLPTAGIDNTSYPRARTFTFGVNAKF from the coding sequence ATGAAAAAAATTATCTTCAGGGGCTTTTTGCTTGTTGCAGTTTTCCTTTTTTGCGGAATGACTAATGCACAGCAAACAGTCTCCGGGACCGTTACGGATGCTGATGGTCCGTTACCCGGCGCCACAGTAGCCATTAAAGGGACCAGTACAGGAACCACCACAGATTTTGATGGAAATTATACCTTAAATGACGTGCCAATAGATGCAACACTGGTTTTTAGTTTTGTGGGCTATGTTTCTCAGGAAATGAAAGTTAGTGGTAGATCTACAATTGATGTTAATTTGGAAACCGATGCATCTGAACTTGACGAAGTTGTATTGATAGGTTACGGTACCACTACCATACGGGATGCTACCGGAGCTGTATCCTCGGTGACTGCAGAAGAATTTAACAAAGGTAACATTGCGTCGCCAGAAGAATTAATACAAGGTAAAACTGCAGGTGTGCAAATAACTCAGGCCAGTGGTGAACCTGGAGCAGGAGTTGCCCTGAGAATTAGAGGTACAACCTCAGTTCGTTCAAATAACAATCCGCTATTTGTGGTAGATGGTGTTCCACTTTCTGGGGATGATACTTCAGTAGGGAGTGGAGATCTTGGGGTTGGTTCGAGTTCAGCAAGAAATCCCTTAAATTTTTTAAATCCAAGCGATATTGAAAGTATAAGTGTCTTAAAAGATGCTTCAGCAACTGCTATTTATGGTTCACGTGGAGCCAATGGAGTTGTAATTATTCAAACGAAATCTGGTAGGGGAGCTCAGGGAGGCGCATTCACATATGATGGTTCTTTAAGTGTTGCCAGTCCTGCAAATACTTATGATCTTTTGAATAGAGATCAATTTTTACAGGGAATTGCAGATTTAGGAGGTAATCCTGATGATGTAGATTTTGGAGCCGATACAGATTTTCAGGATGAAGTTTTTAGAACAGCTTTCTCTCAAAATCATACCCTTTCTTATATGAATAGTTATCAAAGTGGTAATGTTAGAGTATCACTGGGATATAATGATATTAATGGTATTGTTGAAAGATCTGAGCTTGAAAGACTCACAGGAAGACTTAACATAAATCAAAGATTCCTGGATGATAGATTAAATCTGGCTTTACAGGCTACCTATTCAAAGGTTGATGATAAGGCTGTGCCAATTGCAAATGCTCCAGGTGCCGCGGGAGATCTATTAGCAGCCACTTATTATACGAATCCTACATTCCCGGCAGATGTTACTTTTGATCCGGGAGGAGGAAATTTGAATCCTCTCCAATTATTACAATACACTGATGATATTACTGAAACAGATAGAGTTCTATTGAATTTCTCTGCAGATTATGATATCCTACAAAATTTAAACGCCAAAGTAACTTTAGGATATGATAGATCAGACTCTGAAAAAACTGTAGCTTATTCTTCAGATATTTTGGGGTTAACCAACGGTGTTCCGGGCAATGGTCGTTCGCTGTTAGATGATAGAACACTTACCAATACACTTTTGGAATTTGTGGTTAATTATGATAAAGAATTTGGTGATTCAAATCTTTCTGCACTTGCAGGATATTCTTATCAAAAATTCGATCGAGAAGGGGTTTACGGTTCTGGTTTTGGATTTCAAACATCCAATACTCAGGAAATGATAGGCCTGTTTAGAGGTGATTTTAATAACATCCGAAATAGTATCGATGGGACTTATCAAACATTTGGAGTGGGTCCTAACGGAGGTCAGTTAACCAGATTATTTCCAGAAGAGCAAAGTAATGTTGCATTTAATGCGCCTAGTTTAAATTTAAATTCAGTTACAGGAGGTATTTTTGAAAACTATGATGAATTACAATCCTTTTTTACAAGAATTAATTATACCATAGCAGATAAATATCTTTTTACTGTAACGATGAGGGCTGACGGTTCATCAAAATTTGGTCCTTCAGAAAAATATGGGTATTTCCCTTCCGGTGCTTTTGCATGGAAAATAGATCAGGAAGATTTTATTTCTGATCCAATATCAACTCTTAAGCTAAGATTAGGTTATGGTGTGACAGGTAACCAGGATGGTCTTGGATATGGTAACTTTACCATTAGAAGAAATGCCAATGGTTATGGTATAGATAACGGAGGCAATGTTAATGGAGGTGGATTCAGCAATGCCGGGTTTAGTAATCCAGATCTAAAATGGGAATCAACAACCCAGACAAACTTAGGTGTTGATTTTGGTTTTGCCCAGGATAGATTATCAGGTAGTTTAGACCTTTATTATAAAGATACCAAAGATCTATTGCTGTTGGTGCAAAATGCACAACCTAGCCCAGCGCCATTTAGTTTTCAAAATATTGACGGAAACCTTATAAATAAAGGAATTGAATTTGCTTTAGATTATGATGTTTTTGATACTGATGATTTTTTCTGGAATTTTGGCTTCAATATTTCTTATAATGAAAATGAACTTCAAAATTTTGATGGACAAATTCAAAGTGCTCAAATATCTGGACAGGGTTTAACAGGTGCTTTTTCTCAATTACTTGTAGAGAATCGCCCATTATTTTCTTATTATTTGAGAGAGTTTGGTGGATTTGATGAAAACGGTATTTCTATTTATCCAAATGGAGATCAGCAGGAGTTTGTAGATAAAAGTGCTTTGCCCACAACAAATTTAGGAATAAACACACGTGCTACTTATAAGAACTGGGATGCGTCGTTATTCTTTGCAGGACAATTTGGTTTCTATGTGTATAACAACACTGCCAATGCATTATTTACTGCAGGTAACCTTAATACAGGTAGAAACGTAACACAGGATGTTTTAACGAACGGGGAATCTCGTTTGAATGCGCCAGATGTATCTACAAGATTTCTTGAAAAGGGAGATTTTGTAAGATTGCAAAATGCCAGCCTGGGTTATACTTTTGAACTGGGAGATGATGCATTGTTAGACGATCTTCGTTTGTATGTAAATGGTCAGAACCTTTTCCTAATCACAGATTACAGTGGTTTAGATCCAGAGGTTAGTACTCAAACACCACTAAATGGACTTCCAACTGCAGGGATAGATAATACATCATATCCTAGAGCCAGAACATTTACCTTCGGAGTAAACGCAAAATTTTAA
- a CDS encoding nucleoside permease translates to MTKLIRFQLSLMMFLEFFIWGGWFVTLGTFLGYNLNATDVQISTAFSTQSWGAIIAPFIIGLIADRFFNAERILGFLHLVGAVLLYMMYITTDFTDFYPLVLGYMIAYMPTLALVNSVSFNQMNDPAKEFSFIRVFGTIGWIIAGLVISWLSWDGIEGRDNGMLRYTFLMVSIASAFLGLFSFTLPKTPPTADRSKKVSIVETLGLDALGLLKDRNFLMFFLASVLICIPLAFYYQNTNPFLSEIGVNNPTGLMTIGQASEVLFMLLLPFFFKRFGFKLTIIAGMLAWTARYLLFAYGDSGELIFMLLTGIALHGICYDFFFVSGQIYTDFKAGSKYKSSAQGLITLATYGVGMLIGFYVAGLITNAYLTGEKMHDWETIWIYPAGFAFLVMLLFALFFKNEKIDKKDIEI, encoded by the coding sequence ATGACTAAACTTATACGATTTCAACTTTCCTTAATGATGTTCCTGGAATTCTTCATTTGGGGAGGTTGGTTTGTAACTCTGGGAACTTTTCTTGGTTATAATCTTAATGCCACCGATGTTCAAATTTCAACTGCTTTTTCCACTCAATCCTGGGGAGCTATTATTGCTCCCTTTATTATCGGACTAATCGCCGATAGGTTCTTTAATGCTGAAAGAATTTTAGGCTTCCTACATTTAGTAGGTGCTGTCCTCCTGTATATGATGTATATTACTACAGATTTTACAGATTTCTATCCTCTGGTTTTGGGGTATATGATCGCCTACATGCCTACCCTTGCCTTGGTAAATTCTGTAAGTTTTAACCAGATGAATGATCCTGCAAAGGAATTTTCATTTATCAGGGTTTTTGGTACGATAGGCTGGATCATTGCAGGACTCGTAATAAGCTGGCTAAGCTGGGATGGTATTGAAGGGCGTGATAATGGCATGTTGCGATATACCTTTTTAATGGTGAGCATTGCCTCAGCATTTCTAGGGTTATTTAGTTTTACTCTTCCTAAAACCCCTCCTACCGCCGACAGATCTAAAAAAGTGAGCATTGTAGAAACTCTTGGCCTCGATGCGCTGGGATTATTAAAAGACAGGAATTTCCTGATGTTCTTTTTAGCTTCAGTACTTATATGTATTCCCCTGGCGTTCTATTATCAGAATACGAATCCGTTTCTTTCTGAAATTGGTGTAAACAATCCAACAGGGCTTATGACCATAGGTCAGGCTTCAGAAGTATTATTCATGCTTTTATTACCTTTTTTCTTTAAAAGATTTGGTTTCAAATTAACCATCATTGCAGGAATGTTGGCCTGGACTGCCAGATATTTGTTGTTTGCTTATGGCGACTCGGGGGAACTTATTTTTATGCTGCTTACCGGAATTGCCCTTCATGGTATCTGCTATGATTTTTTCTTTGTTTCAGGGCAGATCTATACCGATTTTAAAGCAGGTTCAAAATATAAAAGCTCAGCTCAGGGTTTGATCACACTGGCAACTTATGGCGTGGGAATGCTCATAGGTTTCTACGTAGCAGGGCTCATCACGAATGCCTATCTTACAGGAGAGAAAATGCACGATTGGGAAACCATCTGGATCTACCCGGCCGGATTTGCATTTTTAGTAATGCTCCTTTTTGCCCTGTTCTTTAAAAATGAGAAGATCGATAAAAAAGATATAGAAATATAA
- a CDS encoding Gfo/Idh/MocA family oxidoreductase yields MSKIRLGILGGGEDSLIGILHRVAANMFDQFEIVGGVFDVQHEKSLEFGRKLQLDPSRIYKDMDDMVEKEAKLPEDQKIQAVSVLTPNFLHFPMAKQLLENGFNVICEKPLTTTYAEAKILSEIQQKANTIFAVTYTYTGYPMIRQMKTMIANGEIGKIQKIDVQYYQGWINPLIHDKEKRSATWRLDPDKSGISCCIGDIGTHAYNMAEYVSGMKVDKVLADLNYLYEDNPMDIDGTVLLRFQGNIKGVLRASQIATGEENNFTVKIYGDNGGLKWEQENPNYLYLLKEGMALQVLKPGHEYNSAFSLEGTKLPPGHPEGIFDSMGNIYYGVAMAIKDKTSHEGAYPKLDDGLRGMNFIEKTVDSHKKGNVWINLEE; encoded by the coding sequence ATGAGTAAAATAAGACTCGGAATTTTAGGCGGTGGAGAAGATTCTTTAATAGGAATTCTTCACCGGGTTGCGGCTAACATGTTCGACCAGTTTGAAATTGTAGGAGGCGTATTTGATGTTCAGCATGAGAAAAGTCTGGAATTTGGTAGAAAACTTCAACTTGATCCTTCCAGGATATATAAGGACATGGATGATATGGTGGAGAAAGAAGCTAAACTTCCTGAAGATCAAAAAATTCAGGCAGTTTCAGTACTCACGCCCAATTTTCTGCATTTTCCAATGGCGAAACAATTACTGGAAAATGGGTTTAACGTCATCTGTGAGAAACCTTTGACTACCACCTATGCAGAGGCCAAAATTCTCAGTGAAATACAGCAAAAGGCTAACACCATATTTGCCGTCACATACACCTACACGGGTTATCCTATGATAAGGCAAATGAAAACCATGATTGCCAATGGGGAAATTGGAAAAATTCAAAAGATAGATGTTCAGTATTATCAGGGCTGGATCAATCCGCTAATCCATGATAAAGAAAAAAGATCGGCAACCTGGCGATTAGATCCAGATAAATCTGGAATAAGTTGTTGTATTGGCGACATTGGAACTCACGCCTATAATATGGCTGAATATGTTTCAGGAATGAAAGTGGATAAAGTGCTTGCAGACCTTAATTATCTTTATGAAGACAATCCTATGGATATCGACGGAACCGTTCTTTTGAGATTTCAGGGGAATATCAAAGGTGTTTTAAGAGCCAGCCAGATCGCGACAGGAGAGGAAAATAATTTTACGGTAAAAATTTACGGAGATAACGGAGGATTAAAATGGGAACAGGAAAATCCCAATTATCTATATTTATTAAAAGAAGGAATGGCCTTGCAGGTTTTAAAACCGGGTCATGAATATAACAGCGCATTTTCCCTGGAAGGCACTAAGCTACCTCCGGGACATCCAGAAGGGATCTTTGATTCTATGGGGAATATTTATTATGGTGTGGCCATGGCAATTAAAGATAAGACCAGTCATGAAGGCGCCTACCCTAAGCTGGATGATGGTTTGCGCGGTATGAATTTTATTGAAAAGACCGTAGATTCTCATAAAAAGGGAAATGTTTGGATTAATTTAGAAGAATAA